One part of the Alistipes onderdonkii genome encodes these proteins:
- the tcmP gene encoding three-Cys-motif partner protein TcmP, producing MAKDINKSEFTEETKLKLDIFRECFREWYPVFLHNPYIKRLFIYDMFAGSGKDSIGNLGSPLILLQEAIGEEQQHCEYLRKSKTPIVLFGFNEKDEKKMSELKSHVETEIAECKSRCQYEDCVFEKSFFYKHADFQELIKNPKLQSALNNKQYGKFVLLDQYGFKQITDDVFLRLVNAPKTDFIFFIASSFIKRFKELPAVTAYFKKENISFDETMPKECHRVITNYFRALLPSDKEYYLHSFTIQKGKNYYGLIFGSNHSLGMEKFLRVCWRQDAFAGESNCNINNDFQAGELFHVPGVSNKKQKVSDEIMKRILSQQITSNIDGLKYALRCGCEPKIYVEVIDKLRRYNQVTIDGVFNRTAANIHNAKPYNIVIL from the coding sequence ATGGCAAAAGATATCAACAAATCAGAATTTACCGAGGAAACCAAGTTGAAATTAGATATATTTCGAGAGTGTTTCCGCGAATGGTATCCTGTCTTTCTTCACAATCCATATATTAAACGATTGTTTATATATGATATGTTTGCTGGAAGTGGCAAGGATTCTATCGGAAATTTGGGTTCGCCATTGATTCTGTTGCAAGAAGCAATAGGGGAAGAACAGCAACATTGTGAATATTTAAGGAAAAGTAAAACTCCGATTGTCTTATTTGGTTTTAATGAGAAAGACGAAAAAAAGATGTCGGAGCTTAAAAGTCATGTTGAAACAGAAATTGCAGAATGTAAAAGTCGCTGTCAATATGAAGATTGCGTATTTGAGAAATCATTCTTTTATAAACATGCTGATTTTCAGGAATTAATTAAAAATCCCAAGTTGCAAAGCGCTCTAAATAATAAACAATATGGTAAATTTGTGTTATTAGATCAGTATGGATTTAAACAAATTACTGATGACGTTTTTTTGCGATTAGTAAATGCCCCAAAAACCGATTTTATCTTCTTTATTGCATCTTCATTCATAAAGAGATTCAAAGAACTCCCAGCTGTAACTGCATATTTCAAGAAAGAAAATATTTCTTTTGATGAAACAATGCCAAAAGAGTGTCATCGTGTAATAACTAACTATTTTAGAGCCTTATTGCCCTCTGATAAAGAGTATTATTTACATAGTTTTACTATTCAGAAAGGGAAAAATTACTATGGCCTGATTTTCGGTTCAAACCATTCACTTGGTATGGAAAAGTTTTTACGAGTTTGTTGGCGACAAGATGCATTTGCGGGGGAGTCTAATTGCAATATTAATAATGACTTTCAAGCTGGGGAATTATTCCATGTTCCAGGGGTTTCGAACAAAAAACAAAAAGTTTCTGACGAAATCATGAAACGAATTTTATCTCAACAAATAACCTCTAACATAGACGGTCTAAAATATGCGCTTCGATGTGGTTGTGAACCTAAAATATATGTTGAAGTAATAGATAAGCTAAGGAGATATAATCAAGTTACAATCGACGGAGTATTTAATAGGACAGCTGCAAACATCCATAATGCAAAGCCATATAATATTGTAATTTTATGA
- a CDS encoding phage Gp37/Gp68 family protein: MRTTKIEWTERTWNPVTGCTKISAGCEHCYAETMSRRLCAMGNSKYTNGFQSTMHPEDLIEPMRWKKPSTIFVCSMSDLFHPDVPFDFIDKVFGVIRNTPQHNYQILTKRAERMAEYFSTRIIPRNAWIGVTVEAIKTKNRIDYIRNLKAPVRFISCEPLLEDLGELNLNGINWIIVGGESGVQARPMKEEWVLNIKRQAEVNHIPFFFKQWGTWSSDGVKSNKKVNGKLLQGMVIQNMPTIKKV, from the coding sequence ATGAGAACAACCAAAATAGAGTGGACCGAAAGGACGTGGAATCCGGTAACTGGTTGTACAAAGATATCTGCCGGCTGTGAACATTGTTATGCTGAAACAATGTCTCGCAGATTGTGCGCAATGGGCAATTCTAAATATACGAATGGGTTTCAATCTACAATGCATCCTGAGGACTTAATTGAGCCAATGAGGTGGAAAAAGCCATCAACGATTTTCGTATGCTCTATGAGCGATCTTTTTCATCCAGATGTTCCATTTGATTTCATCGATAAAGTATTCGGAGTTATTCGGAATACACCACAGCATAATTACCAAATCTTAACCAAACGGGCCGAACGGATGGCCGAATATTTTTCAACTCGTATTATTCCGCGTAATGCATGGATTGGAGTGACGGTTGAAGCTATAAAAACAAAAAATCGCATAGATTATATACGAAACCTAAAAGCCCCTGTTCGATTCATTTCTTGCGAACCACTACTCGAAGATTTAGGCGAATTAAATCTTAATGGTATAAATTGGATTATTGTCGGAGGAGAAAGCGGAGTACAGGCACGCCCCATGAAAGAAGAATGGGTTTTGAATATCAAGCGACAAGCCGAAGTGAATCACATTCCATTTTTCTTTAAACAATGGGGAACGTGGAGTTCTGATGGAGTTAAAAGCAATAAAAAAGTTAATGGAAAACTATTGCAAGGGATGGTTATTCAGAATATGCCAACAATAAAAAAGGTATAA